From one Coffea eugenioides isolate CCC68of chromosome 11, Ceug_1.0, whole genome shotgun sequence genomic stretch:
- the LOC113753050 gene encoding autophagy-related protein 16-like, with protein sequence MALQEEEIKIAKEAIKHAIKALRRRHLVEEAAHSPAFIALSKPLLSQGSEWKEKAENLEVELQQCYKAQARLSEQLVVEVAESRTFKTAIQEKDAIIADLQSELAKARDECSDLNTLLEEKTKALELMISENQVLKTQLEEAKARADKFEAENKMLIDRWMLQKMQDAERLNEANAIYGDMLDQANNSSIEQLARQQVDGVVRRSEEGAEYYVESSIPNMCKQRIPGHEGGCGTIVFEYNSTKLISGGQDRDVKMWDTNTGALVRTFEGCVGSVLDLSITPDNRTIIAASGSKNLVVWDASSARTRHTLTGHMEKVVAVDVSKISSRHVVSAAYDRTIKVWDLQKGYCINTILFPSNCNALTFSIDGQTICSGHVDGNLRLWDIQTGKLLSEVAAHSLAVTSLSLSRNGNTILTSGRDNLHNLFDMRTLEVCGTFRANGNRVASNWSRSCLSSDDNYVAAGSVDGSVHIWSISNAKIVSTLKEHTTSVLCCSWSGFGKPLATSDKNGSICIWT encoded by the exons AT GGCTTTGCAAGAGGAGGAAATAAAGATAGCGAAGGAAGCAATCAAGCATGCTATCAAAGCCCTTCGAAGAAGGCATTTGGTGGAAGAAGCAGCTCATTCCCCGGCTTTCATCGCCCTTTCTAAGCCTCTTCTTTCTCAG GGCTCAGAGTGGAAAGAGAAAGCTGAAAATCTTGAAGTGGAACTTCAGCAGTGTTATAAAGCTCAGGCTCGATTGTCAGAGCAGCTTGTGGTGGAAGTGGCTGAATCAAGAACTTTTAAAACTGCAATTCAAGAGAAAGATGCCATTATAGCTGATCTACAGAGTGAGCTTGCAAAAGCAAG GGATGAATGTTCAGATTTGAATACACTCTTAGAAGAAAAGACTAAAGCTCTAGAACTCATGATAAGTGAAAACCAGGTTCTTAAAACACAACTTGAAGAGGCAAAAGCTAGAGCGGACAAGTTTGAAGCAGAGAATAAGATGCTAATTGATCGATGGATGCTGCAGAAGATGCAGGATGCTGAACGCCTTAATGAG GCTAATGCAATATATGGAGATATGCTAGACCAGGCGAATAATAGCAGCATAGAACAGCTGGCTCGTCAACAAGTAGATGGTGTGGTCCGCCGAAGTGAAGAGGGTGCTGAGTACTATGTGGAGTCAAGTATTCCCAATATGTGTAAGCAACGGATCCCTGGACATGAAGGTGGCTGTGGTACTATAGTATTTGAGTACAACTCCACCAAATTGATTAGTGGAGGGCAGGACCGAGATGTGAAAATGTGGGACACAAACACTGGTGCACTGGTGCGCACTTTTGAAGGTTGTGTGGGTTCTGTTCTTGATCTTTCTATCACCCCTGATAACAGAACCATCATAGCTGCTAGTGGTTCAAAGAATTTAGTTGTCTGGGATGCAAGTTCAGCCAGAACACGCCATACTCTCACAGGTCATATGGAGAAAGTAGTTGCTGTAGATGTTAGTAAAATTTCAAGTCGCCATGTCGTGAGTGCAGCTTATGATCGTACCATAAAAGTTTGGGATCTGCAGAAGGGTTACTGTATTAACACAATTCTCTTCCCCAGCAATTGCAATGCGCTGACTTTTAGCATAGATGGACAAACTATCTGTTCAGGTCATGTAGATGGAAATCTTCGGCTGTGGGATATACAAACTGGTAAACTTTTGAGTGAGGTTGCTGCACATTCACTTGCTGTTACATCACTATCTCTATCTCGAAATGGTAACACAATATTGACAAGTGGCAGAGACAACTTGCACAATTTATTCGACATGCGGACTCTTGAAGTTTGTGGCACATTCAGAGCAAATGGCAACAGAGTTGCATCTAATTGGAGCAGATCCTGTCTCAGTTCAGATGACAATTATGTTGCTGCTGGATCTGTTGATGGATCTGTTCATATTTGGTCAATATCAAATGCTAAAATTGTAAGCACTCTAAAGGAACATACAACTTCAGTTCTTTGTTGTTCATGGAGTGGCTTTGGAAAACCACTAGCAACATCTGATAAGAATGGTTCTATCTGTATATGGACATGA
- the LOC113752765 gene encoding autophagy-related protein 16-like, producing the protein MDGGPLRDEGIISARPGRDDHYQKLWTGKGARLGIEGNLFLHHGRCFSGRNGRSSQYSAFATSKEEQNLSESSLTQANAANLPQPLIPNHLRHKIYAHTGQCNSVLFLNNSDYLVTGAKDNAIKIWDARNGAQVNSFEGFQGAVCDMAISRDNRLLVAGLTSRNICVWDLNSGQILQTLKGHQQKVCAVDISKFEDEYLIISAAPSDCIKIWNLQHEYPLTSLHFSPSNTNAICFADESKMFCSSHDDGKIMFFTIEKLVT; encoded by the exons ATGGATGGGGGTCCCCTACGAGATGAGGGGATCATCTCGGCACGACCGGGCCGAGATGACCATTATCAGAAACTATGGACAGGAAAGGGGGCTCGGCTTG GGATAGAAGGAAATTTGTTTTTACACCATGGAAGATGTTTCTctggaagaaatggaagatcAAGCCAATATTCAGCTTTCGCCACCTCGAAAGAAGAGCAAAATCTCAGTGAATCCAGCTTAACTCAGGCAAATGCTGCGAATCTGCCACAGCCCCTGATCCCAAACCACCTCAGGCACAAGATTTATGCTCACACAGGGCAATGCAACTCTGTCTTATTTCTCAACAATTCAGATTACTTGGTCACTGGTGCGAAAGACAATGCCATAAAAATCTGGGACGCGAGAAATGGAGCACAAGTTAACTCTTTCGAAGGTTTTCAAGGCGCAGTTTGTGATATGGCAATCAGCAGAGACAACAGGTTACTAGTTGCAGGCCTCACCTCGCGAAATATATGTGTATGGGACTTGAATTCAGGCCAAATTCTTCAAACTTTGAAGGGCCATCAGCAAAAAGTTTGTGCAGTTGATATTAGTAAATTTGAGGATGAATATTTGATCATCAGCGCTGCCCCTAGTGACTGCATAAAGATATGGAACCTGCAACATGAATACCCTCTAACTAGCCTTCATTTCTCTCCTAGTAACACTAATGCCATCTGTTTTGCAGATGAAAGCAAAATGTTCTGCTCAAGCCATGATGATGggaaaatcatgttttttacCATAGAAAAGCTGGTGACATGA
- the LOC113752766 gene encoding protein argonaute 4A-like — protein MYDSDEETSLQVLKMKPADLSKHCAGPLAEQLLTVAPMRIEVEKGPETERVELLNQKSKVMNPPCPGSKGLKILLLTNHFKVSVAAKIPDFYHYNVSILHDNGKLVGSSNLRRKVIAQAHETYKSELAEKSFAYDGFKNLYTVGCLPRNNLDFVVVLNAISLKRVSGGGNLSGKESPCENDQKRHRLMSSAKTFKIQMSFVATISTQQITNTTSEQGPEKHEGLKVLDTILRQHAAKQEYLVLRQSYFSNDSKNFMDLGGGVFGCRGFSSRFQDLQGGLYLNFDVTTTTIVQPGPVINFLISHQNVSDPFKVDWLQAKRTLKNLRIKVAHNNREWRITGLSEKSCKQEKFWCKLDGGSNQVALLQQKEMTVYDYFTKVLGISLTYSADLPCIDAGKPCRPTYFPVELCSLVSLQHYKKALTNHQRRMRVSKSSIQPEELYLVLTNELRHCNYNADPLLLSCGLSISNSYTQVEGRVLSAPRLKVGNNEDLIPRNASWSFKDKKLVEPKRVQCWAVVNFSSQHYTRNFCQELAKLGAKIGVTLDPPVCVFEENPQYRKKPPHVRVEKMCEQISSKVRNNPLYFVLCFLSEKRQSPLYGYWKWKSLAEVGVPNQCLANDRVDESYLLHVLLKINAKLGGFNTRLASEMTRTIPWVSKIPTMILGMEVMPCVDGQSELPPIAAVVGSRQWPSISCYRASIHTQTRNDQMMDSLFRQVSQQEDKGMIRELLMDFYASSGQKKPAQIIIFRNGLSTTQFNQLLNNEMDQIFKACKLLDETWCPKFTLIISERSHHTKFIKASPVDNVPPGTVVDKKICHAKCNNFFLCPHIAKKGTARPTHYHVLLDEIGFSSDEIQELIHCLSYVYQKSTTAISEVAPIRYARLAAAQMLELFKSDKTRKMYPGNRIPSPSELPKLHKDVRSSMFFC, from the exons ATGTATGATTCAGATGAGGAAACATCTTTGCAG GTATTGAAAATGAAGCCTGCAGACTTATCAAAGCATTGTGCTGGGCCACTCGCTGAACAGCTTTTGACAGTAGCTCCCATGCGAATAGAAGTAGAAAAGGGACCTGAGACTGAGAGGGTTGAACTCTTAAATCAGAAGAGCAAAGTGATGAACCCGCCTTGCCCCGGGTCCAAAGGACTGAAAATATTGCTACTGACTAATCATTTCAAAGTCTCTGTTGCTGCTAAGATTCCTGACTTCTACCATTACAAT GTTTCCATCTTGCATGACAATGGGAAGCTTGTTGGCAGTTCAAACCTTAGAAGAAAGGTTATAGCTCAAGCCCATGAGACATACAAATCAGAACTAGCTGAAAAATCATTTGCATATGATGGATTTAAGAACTTATATACAGTTGGTTGTCTCCCACGAAATAATCTGGACTTTGTTGTTGTGCTTAACGCCATCTCGCTAAAAAG AGTTTCTGGAGGAGGTAATCTTAGCGGCAAAGAGAGTCCCTGTGAAAATGATCAAAAGAGGCATAGGCTTATGTCTTCAGCCAAAACTTTTAAGATACAAATGAGCTTTGTGGCAACCATTTCTACACAGCAGATTACGAATACAACAAGCGAACAAGGACCAGAGAAGCATGAAGGCCTGAAAGTCTTAGATACCATTTTAAGGCAACATGCAGCTAAACA gGAATATCTTGTTCTTCGCCAATCATACTTCTCAAATGACTCAAAGAATTTCATGGACTTGGGTGGTGGCGTTTTTGGTTGTAGAGGTTTCAGTTCAAGGTTTCAGGATCTCCAGGGTggattatatttgaattttg ATGTGACTACTACAACAATTGTTCAGCCTGGTCCAGTGATTAATTTTCTCATCAGCCACCAAAATGTGAGCGATCCCTTCAAGGTTGACTGGTTGCAG GCAAAACGAACATTAAAGAATTTAAGGATAAAGGTAGCGCACAACAACCGTGAATGGAGAATCACTGGGCTTTCAGAGAAGTCCTGCAAGCAAGAGAA ATTTTGGTGTAAACTAGATGGAGGAAGTAATCAAGTTGCTCTTCTCCAACAAAAAGAAATGACGGTATATGATTATTTTACTAAAGTGCTTGGCATTTCATTGACTTACTCTGCAGACCTGCCATGCATCGATGCTGGAAAACCATGCAGACCAACTTATTTTCCAGTTGAG CTCTGTTCATTGGTTTCTTTGCAACATTATAAAAAAGCATTGACCAATCATCAGAGGAGAATGAGGGTATCAAAATCAAGCATACAGCCAGAAGAATTATACTTGGTTTTGACAAAT GAACTGAGGCACTGTAATTACAATGCGGATCCACTGTTGCTTTCTTGTGGCCTTTCAATTTCTAATAGTTACACCCAAGTTGAAGGTCGTGTATTATCAGCACCCAGG TTGAAAGTGGGAAACAATGAAGATCTTATTCCTAGAAATGCCTCATGGAGCTTTAAAGATAAG AAGCTCGTGGAACCAAAAAGAGTTCAGTGCTGGGCAGTGGTAAACTTCTCTAGTCAGCATTACACCCGCAATTTCTGTCAAGAGTTGGCAAAACTTGGTGCAAAGATAGGAGTG ACATTGGATCCCCCAGTATGTGTCTTTGAAGAGAATCCCCAATACAGAAAGAAACCACCACATGTTAGAGTGGAGAAGATGTGTGAGCAAATAAGCTCAAAAGTTCGCAACAACCCTCTTTACTTTGTGCTTTGTTTCTTATCTGAGAAACGACAGAGTCCTCTATATG GTTATTGGAAATGGAAAAGCCTGGCAGAGGTTGGAGTTCCAAATCAGTGCCTTGCAAATGATAGAGTTGATGAGAGTTATCTGCTGCATGTTCTTTTGAAGATTAATGCAAAA CTCGGTGGCTTTAATACAAGATTAGCTTCTGAGATGACAAGAACCATCCCTTGGGTATCGAAGATTCCTACAATGATTTTGGGAATGGAAGTCATGCCATGTGTCGATGGGCAGTCAGAGCTACCTCCCATTGCCGCA GTGGTTGGCTCTAGACAATGGCCATCAATTTCCTGCTATAGAGCATCTATTCATACGCAGACTAGGAACGACCAAATGATGGATTCACTGTTTAGGCAAGTGTCCCAACAGGAGGACAAGGGAATGATCAG GGAGCTACTGATGGATTTCTATGCAAGTTCAGGACAGAAAAAACCTGCAcaaatcatcattttcag GAATGGACTCAGCACAACACAGTTCAATCAACTTCTAAACAATGAGATGGATCAAATTTTCAAG GCATGCAAATTGCTTGATGAGACCTGGTGTCCTAAGTTCACTTTGATTATATCAGAGAGATCacatcacacaaaattcattaaaGCTTCTCCCGTTGACAATGTTCCTCCTG GAACTGTTGTGGACAAAAAGATTTGTCATGCAAAATGTAACAACTTCTTCTTGTGCCCCCATATAGCTAAGAAG GGAACAGCAAGGCCTACTCATTATCATGTTCTGTTAGATGAGATTGGTTTCTCATCTGATGAAATACAGGAACTTATTCATTGTTTATCATATGT GTACCAGAAAAGCACGACTGCCATTTCCGAAG TTGCTCCAATCCGCTATGCACGCTTGGCTGCAGCTCAGATGTTAGAGTTGTTCAAGTCTGATAAAACAAGGAAGATGTATCCAGGAAACCGAATTCCATCCCCTTCAGAACTTCCCAAGTTGCACAAGGATGTGCGTTCCTCAATGTTCTTCTGTTGA
- the LOC113753462 gene encoding alpha/beta hydrolase domain-containing protein 17B-like isoform X1, which yields MGGVTSSMAAKLAFFPPNPPTYKILKDEETGLLLMDPFPHRENVDILRLPTRRGNEIVALYIRYPMASTTLLYSHGNAADVGQMYELFIELSIHLRVNLMGYDYSGYGQSTGKPSEHNTYADIEAAYKCLEETYGAKQEDVILYGQSVGSGPTLDLAARLPQLKAVVLHSPILSGLRVMYPVKRTYWFDIYKNIDKIPLVKCPVLVIHGTSDEVVDCSHGKQLWELCQEKYEPLWLKGGNHCNLELYPEYIRHLKKFVTTVEKPPSQRNITRRSIDRPEISRKSDCFEAPRKSTDRREKPRRSTDKGERLKFYEHKHTTDDKISKSRISCDYMERSRRSVEYHEKSRMSIDLQPEKARKSVDWLDRIRAT from the exons ATGGGAGGGGTGACATCATCAATGGCAGCAAAGTTAGCATTTTTCCCACCAAACCCACCAACATATAAGATACTCAAGGATGAAGAAACTGGGCTGTTGCTGATGGACCCTTTTCCCCATAGAGAAAATGTGGATATTCTGAGGCTGCCCACAAGAAGAGGGAATGAAATTGTGGCCCTTTATATTAGGTACCCAATGGCTTCCACTACTCTGCTCTATTCTCATGGGAATGCTGCTGATGTTGGGCAGATGTATGAGCTCTTCATTGAGCTCAGCATTCATCTCAGAGTTAATCTTATGGG GTATGACTACTCAGGTTATGGACAATCAACTGGAAAG CCAAGTGAGCATAATACTTATGCAGATATTGAAGCTGCATACAAGTGTCTTGAAGAGACCTATGGTGCTAAGCAGGAAGATGTCATCCTTTATGGTCAATCCGTTGGAAGCGGCCCTACTTTGGATCTTGCTGCACGTTTGCCTCAGCTAAAGGCTGTTGTTCTGCATAGTCCTATTCTATCTGGCTTAAGAGTTATGTATCCTGTGAAGCGTACATACTGGTTTGACATCTACAAG AATATTGACAAAATACCATTAGTGAAGTGTCCGGTTCTGGTCATTCAT GGCACTTCTGATGAAGTTGTTGACTGCTCTCATGGGAAACAGCTCTGGGAACTGTGCCAAGAGAAATATGAGCCATTATGGCTCAAGGGAGGAAACCATTGTAACCTGGAATTATATCCTGAATACATTAGGCACCTGAAGAAGTTTGTAACCACTGTTGAAAAACCACCCTCACAGAGAAACATTACAAGGAGAAGTATAGACCGGCCTGAAATTTCCAGGAAGAGTGATTGTTTTGAGGCTCCAAGAAAAAGCACTGACcggagagaaaaaccaaggcgAAGCACTGACAAGGGGGAAAGACTGAAATTTTACGAACACAAGCATACAACTGATGACAAAATCTCAAAGTCAAGAATATCCTGTGATTACATGGAGAGATCTCGCAGGAGCGTGGAGTATCACGAGAAGTCTCGGATGAGCATTGATCTACAGCCAGAGAAAGCGAGGAAGAGTGTGGATTGGCTAGACAGGATACGAGCTACATGA
- the LOC113753462 gene encoding alpha/beta hydrolase domain-containing protein 17C-like isoform X2, with product MGGVTSSMAAKLAFFPPNPPTYKILKDEETGLLLMDPFPHRENVDILRLPTRRGNEIVALYIRYPMASTTLLYSHGNAADVGQMYELFIELSIHLRVNLMGYDYSGYGQSTGKPSEHNTYADIEAAYKCLEETYGAKQEDVILYGQSVGSGPTLDLAARLPQLKAVVLHSPILSGLRVMYPVKRTYWFDIYKGTSDEVVDCSHGKQLWELCQEKYEPLWLKGGNHCNLELYPEYIRHLKKFVTTVEKPPSQRNITRRSIDRPEISRKSDCFEAPRKSTDRREKPRRSTDKGERLKFYEHKHTTDDKISKSRISCDYMERSRRSVEYHEKSRMSIDLQPEKARKSVDWLDRIRAT from the exons ATGGGAGGGGTGACATCATCAATGGCAGCAAAGTTAGCATTTTTCCCACCAAACCCACCAACATATAAGATACTCAAGGATGAAGAAACTGGGCTGTTGCTGATGGACCCTTTTCCCCATAGAGAAAATGTGGATATTCTGAGGCTGCCCACAAGAAGAGGGAATGAAATTGTGGCCCTTTATATTAGGTACCCAATGGCTTCCACTACTCTGCTCTATTCTCATGGGAATGCTGCTGATGTTGGGCAGATGTATGAGCTCTTCATTGAGCTCAGCATTCATCTCAGAGTTAATCTTATGGG GTATGACTACTCAGGTTATGGACAATCAACTGGAAAG CCAAGTGAGCATAATACTTATGCAGATATTGAAGCTGCATACAAGTGTCTTGAAGAGACCTATGGTGCTAAGCAGGAAGATGTCATCCTTTATGGTCAATCCGTTGGAAGCGGCCCTACTTTGGATCTTGCTGCACGTTTGCCTCAGCTAAAGGCTGTTGTTCTGCATAGTCCTATTCTATCTGGCTTAAGAGTTATGTATCCTGTGAAGCGTACATACTGGTTTGACATCTACAAG GGCACTTCTGATGAAGTTGTTGACTGCTCTCATGGGAAACAGCTCTGGGAACTGTGCCAAGAGAAATATGAGCCATTATGGCTCAAGGGAGGAAACCATTGTAACCTGGAATTATATCCTGAATACATTAGGCACCTGAAGAAGTTTGTAACCACTGTTGAAAAACCACCCTCACAGAGAAACATTACAAGGAGAAGTATAGACCGGCCTGAAATTTCCAGGAAGAGTGATTGTTTTGAGGCTCCAAGAAAAAGCACTGACcggagagaaaaaccaaggcgAAGCACTGACAAGGGGGAAAGACTGAAATTTTACGAACACAAGCATACAACTGATGACAAAATCTCAAAGTCAAGAATATCCTGTGATTACATGGAGAGATCTCGCAGGAGCGTGGAGTATCACGAGAAGTCTCGGATGAGCATTGATCTACAGCCAGAGAAAGCGAGGAAGAGTGTGGATTGGCTAGACAGGATACGAGCTACATGA